In Eublepharis macularius isolate TG4126 chromosome 4, MPM_Emac_v1.0, whole genome shotgun sequence, the following are encoded in one genomic region:
- the RNASEH2A gene encoding ribonuclease H2 subunit A isoform X2 — protein MTVYDGEGPMVYGICYCPVARQRDLETLKVADSKTLTEAQREQLFEQLNEANDFVGWALHILSPNFISTSMQQRAKYNLNALSHDTAIGLIQHALDSGVQVAEVFVDTVGPAEKYQEKLKLQFPGLEVTVRAKADSLFPIVSAASICAKVARDRAVKNWKFLEDLEDASSDYGSGYPNDPKTKEWLAQTLDPVFGYPQFVRFSWSTAQTILESKAAPVRWDDSEDDSSQKSAQSLLCFFARKDAPAERPLHRYFHERKLEAVTSL, from the exons ATGACAGTCTACGATGGCGAAG GTCCCATGGTGTATGGAATATGTTACTGTCCTGTGGCCCGGCAGCGGGATCTGGAGACACTGAAAGTAGCAG ACTCCAAGACACTGACAGAGGCTCAACGGGAGCAACTCTTTGAGCAACTGAATGAAGCCAATGATTTTGTAGGCTGGGCCCTGCATATCTTGTCCCCCAACTTCATCTCAACTAGTATGCAGCAGCG AGCAAAGTACAACTTGAATGCGCTTTCACATGACAcagccattggcctgatccagcatgcCCTGGACTCGGGGGTACAGGTTGCAGAG GTTTTTGTGGATACAGTGGGGCCAGCAGAGAAATATCAAGAAAAGCTAAAACTCCAGTTTCCGGGTCTGGAGGTCACGGTGAGGGCCAAGGCGGACTCCCTCTTCCCCATTGTCAGTGCAGCCAGCATCTGTGCCAAG GTGGCAAGGGACAGGGCTGTAAAAAACTGGAAATTCTTGGAGGATCTGGAAGATGCTTCATCAGATTATGGCTCTGGCTATCCCAATG ATCCCAAGACTAAAGAGTGGCTTGCGCAGACTCTGGACCCTGTCTTTGGTTACCCACAGTTTGTACGATTCAGCTGGAGTACCGCTCAGACCATCCTGGAGAGCAAGGCTGCACCTGTTCGCTG GGATGATAGTGAAGATGACTCATCCCAGAAAAGTGCACAGTCCCTGCTATGCTTCTTTGCTCGGAAAGATGCTCCCGCAGAGCGCCCTCTCCATCGCTACTTTCATGAACGCAAGCTAGAGGCCGTGACTAGCCTGTAG
- the RNASEH2A gene encoding ribonuclease H2 subunit A isoform X1 codes for MDLGAFERDNSVNCLLDSAVPSVCRTEPCSLGIDEAGRGPVLGPMVYGICYCPVARQRDLETLKVADSKTLTEAQREQLFEQLNEANDFVGWALHILSPNFISTSMQQRAKYNLNALSHDTAIGLIQHALDSGVQVAEVFVDTVGPAEKYQEKLKLQFPGLEVTVRAKADSLFPIVSAASICAKVARDRAVKNWKFLEDLEDASSDYGSGYPNDPKTKEWLAQTLDPVFGYPQFVRFSWSTAQTILESKAAPVRWDDSEDDSSQKSAQSLLCFFARKDAPAERPLHRYFHERKLEAVTSL; via the exons ATGGATCTGGGCGCCTTCGAACGCGACAACTCGGTGAATTGCTTGTTGGATTCAGCGGTGCCTTCCGTTTGCCGGACCGAGCCCTGCAGCCTCGGCATCGATGAGGCAGGCAGGGGGCCGGTGTTGG GTCCCATGGTGTATGGAATATGTTACTGTCCTGTGGCCCGGCAGCGGGATCTGGAGACACTGAAAGTAGCAG ACTCCAAGACACTGACAGAGGCTCAACGGGAGCAACTCTTTGAGCAACTGAATGAAGCCAATGATTTTGTAGGCTGGGCCCTGCATATCTTGTCCCCCAACTTCATCTCAACTAGTATGCAGCAGCG AGCAAAGTACAACTTGAATGCGCTTTCACATGACAcagccattggcctgatccagcatgcCCTGGACTCGGGGGTACAGGTTGCAGAG GTTTTTGTGGATACAGTGGGGCCAGCAGAGAAATATCAAGAAAAGCTAAAACTCCAGTTTCCGGGTCTGGAGGTCACGGTGAGGGCCAAGGCGGACTCCCTCTTCCCCATTGTCAGTGCAGCCAGCATCTGTGCCAAG GTGGCAAGGGACAGGGCTGTAAAAAACTGGAAATTCTTGGAGGATCTGGAAGATGCTTCATCAGATTATGGCTCTGGCTATCCCAATG ATCCCAAGACTAAAGAGTGGCTTGCGCAGACTCTGGACCCTGTCTTTGGTTACCCACAGTTTGTACGATTCAGCTGGAGTACCGCTCAGACCATCCTGGAGAGCAAGGCTGCACCTGTTCGCTG GGATGATAGTGAAGATGACTCATCCCAGAAAAGTGCACAGTCCCTGCTATGCTTCTTTGCTCGGAAAGATGCTCCCGCAGAGCGCCCTCTCCATCGCTACTTTCATGAACGCAAGCTAGAGGCCGTGACTAGCCTGTAG
- the PRDX2 gene encoding peroxiredoxin-2 → MSSGNAHIGKPAPDFSTTAVVDGAFKELKLSDYKGKYLVFFFYPLDFTFVCPTEITTFSDRVEEFRKINCEVIAASIDSQFTHLAWINTPRKEGGLGPTSIPLLADINHSIAKDYGVLKEDDGIAYRGLFIIDGKGIVRQITVNDLPVGRSVDETLRLVQAFQFTDQHGEVCPAGWQPGGDTIKPTVKDSKEYFAKQH, encoded by the exons ATGTCTTCTGGTAATGCTCATATTGGGAAGCCAGCTCCAGACTTCAGTACCACAGCAGTGGTGGATGGAGCCTTCAAGGAACTGAAGTTGTCGGACTACAAAG GCAAGTATTTGGTTTTCTTCTTCTACCCACTGGATTTCACCTTTGTCTGTCCCACGGAGATCACAACTTTCAGCGATCGAGTTGAAGAGTTCCGCAAGATCAACTGTGAGGTCATTGCTGCCTCTATCGACTCCCAGTTCACCCACCTGGCTTG gATCAATACTCCAAGAAAGGAGGGGGGCTTGGGTCCCACAAGTATCCCACTGTTGGCTGACATCAATCACAGTATTGCCAAAGACTATGGAGTGCTCAAGGAGGACGATGGCATTGCCTATAG GGGTCTATTTATCATTGATGGCAAAGGCATTGTGCGACAGATCACAGTAAATGATCTTCCTGTGGGACGCTCAGTAGATGAGACACTGCGCCTTGTGCAGGCCTTCCAGTTCACAGACCAGCATGGTGAAG TGTGCCCGGCTGGCTGGCAACCTGGTGGTGACACTATCAAGCCCACTGTGAAAGACAGCAAGGAATATTTTGCCAAGCAGCACTAG